From a region of the Nitrospira defluvii genome:
- the rpoB gene encoding DNA-directed RNA polymerase subunit beta, whose translation MSESTLSEFVERKDFSRIRTSIDIPDLIEIQKRSYEEFLQMEVEPDRRKDQGLQAALASVFPITDYNNTAALEFSNYSLGTPKYDERECLEQGMTFAVPLKLRVRLIVFDKEDKGPKKKVLDVREQEVYVGELPLMTERGTFLINGTERVVVSQLHRSPGASFTHDKGRTHASGKVLYSARIIPYRGSWLDFEFDARDILYVRIDRRRKMPATILLKAFGYSTDDLLRMYYPVEEIRVSKGKLYRKLDPEIHHGLKCSTEVMEKGGKDPLVREGAKLTKVLIAKLKSAGIKEIPVTPAELVGRAVLTELVDSGKKQSLAEKNQRLTEEILEKILDSDIEEFKVVYLDTTNATLVILDTLDMERTGSKEEAMVEIYRRLRPGETPSVETARALFDNLFLSPKRYDLSPVGRLKLNKKLGLDFALEQRTLTAQDIVEVVRYLVNLKIGRGEIDDIDHLGNRRVRSVGELLENQFRLGLVRMERSIKERMNLLDMETVLPHDLINAKPVVAAVKEFFSSSQLSQFMDQTNPLAEITHKRRLSALGPGGLTRERAGFEVRDVHPSHYSRICPIETPEGPNIGLITSLATYARINEFGFIEAPYRKVLKGRVSDELEYLSAIEGDKYIIAQANSKVDASGRLVSETVSARSAGDFITATPDKIEYMDVSPKQVVSVATALVPFLEHDDANRALMGSNMQRQAVPLLKAESPLVGTGMEAVVARDSGYVVQAKREGVVESVDATRIVVRADAKEGRKRNDSGLDVYEMIKFQRSNQNTCITQTPVVRVGEPVKRGQVLADGPAIDHGELALGKNVLVAFMPWGGYNFEDAILLSEKLVREDAFTSIHIEEFEVEARDTKLGKEDITRDIPNVGEEALRDLDESGIIRIGAEVKPGDILVGKVTPKGETQLTPEEKLLRAIFGEKAGDVKDTSLTVPPGVEGIVVDVKIFSRKGLDKDERSKSIESEDHMKLQRDHQEELRIIEDEKTKKVRKLLLGKVVGRDLMDPETGDVILKKKGKLTAEILKRLPDDMVRHIILSDPDEQKELEDVERRAKEQIEILQTLYDEKVGRLRRGDELPPGVIKLVKVYIAMKRKIQVGDKMAGRHGNKGVVSRVLPEEDMPYLPDGTPVEIVLNPLGVPSRMNVGQILETHLGWAARALGIKVASPVFDGASEKEIKELLKKGKLSPSGQTVLMDGRTGESFSSPVTVGYMYVLKLHHLVDDKIHARSIGPYSLVTQQPLGGKAQFGGQRLGEMEVWALQAYGAASILQEFLTVKSDDVPGRSRMYEAVVKGEPFLEPGLPESFNVLVKELQSLGLDVELVKSKD comes from the coding sequence ATGTCGGAATCGACTCTTTCGGAGTTTGTCGAACGTAAGGATTTTTCTCGAATTCGTACGAGCATCGATATCCCCGATCTCATCGAAATCCAGAAGCGGTCCTACGAAGAGTTTCTCCAGATGGAGGTCGAGCCGGATCGTCGCAAGGATCAGGGGTTGCAGGCGGCGTTAGCGAGCGTGTTTCCCATCACCGATTACAATAATACGGCGGCCTTGGAGTTTTCCAACTACTCTCTTGGTACGCCGAAGTACGACGAACGGGAATGTCTCGAACAGGGCATGACGTTTGCTGTCCCTTTGAAATTGCGCGTGCGGCTCATTGTTTTCGATAAGGAGGACAAGGGGCCGAAAAAGAAGGTGTTGGACGTTCGGGAGCAGGAGGTCTACGTCGGCGAATTGCCGCTGATGACCGAGCGCGGAACGTTTCTCATCAACGGGACCGAGCGGGTGGTGGTTAGTCAGTTGCACCGCTCGCCGGGCGCGTCCTTCACGCATGACAAAGGGCGTACGCATGCCAGCGGCAAAGTTTTGTATTCCGCTCGAATCATTCCGTATCGCGGCTCCTGGCTCGATTTTGAATTCGACGCGCGGGACATCTTGTACGTGCGCATTGATCGCCGACGTAAGATGCCGGCGACCATTCTTCTGAAGGCCTTCGGTTACAGTACTGACGATTTATTGCGGATGTATTATCCGGTCGAGGAAATTCGCGTTTCAAAGGGGAAGCTGTATCGGAAGCTTGATCCTGAAATCCATCATGGCTTGAAGTGTTCGACGGAGGTCATGGAGAAGGGCGGCAAGGATCCCCTGGTTCGTGAAGGGGCCAAGTTGACGAAGGTATTGATTGCCAAGCTCAAGAGTGCCGGGATTAAAGAGATCCCTGTGACGCCTGCGGAACTCGTCGGACGTGCGGTGTTGACGGAATTGGTGGACAGCGGCAAAAAGCAGTCTTTGGCCGAAAAGAATCAACGTCTCACAGAAGAAATTCTGGAGAAGATCCTCGATAGCGACATTGAAGAATTCAAGGTCGTGTATCTTGATACCACCAACGCGACGTTGGTCATTCTGGATACGCTGGACATGGAACGCACTGGCTCTAAAGAAGAGGCAATGGTTGAAATCTATCGTCGGCTTCGCCCGGGCGAGACGCCTTCGGTGGAAACGGCCCGTGCCTTGTTCGACAACCTTTTCTTGAGCCCGAAGCGATACGATCTGTCGCCTGTTGGCCGGTTGAAGCTCAACAAGAAATTGGGGCTTGATTTCGCCCTTGAGCAGCGCACCCTGACGGCGCAAGACATCGTCGAAGTAGTGCGCTACCTGGTCAATTTGAAAATTGGCCGGGGGGAAATCGACGATATCGACCATTTGGGAAATCGTCGTGTGCGATCTGTGGGCGAATTGCTGGAAAACCAGTTCCGTCTTGGTCTTGTCCGAATGGAGCGCAGCATCAAGGAGCGGATGAATCTCCTGGATATGGAGACGGTGCTGCCCCATGACCTCATCAATGCCAAGCCTGTTGTCGCGGCGGTGAAGGAGTTTTTCAGCAGCAGCCAGTTGTCGCAGTTCATGGACCAAACGAATCCCCTGGCTGAAATTACCCACAAGCGTCGTTTGTCCGCCCTGGGACCCGGCGGGTTAACCCGTGAGCGGGCTGGTTTTGAAGTGCGGGACGTGCATCCCTCTCACTACAGCCGTATCTGTCCGATTGAAACGCCGGAAGGTCCCAACATCGGCTTGATCACGTCTCTCGCGACCTATGCACGCATCAATGAATTCGGATTCATTGAAGCGCCCTACAGGAAAGTCCTGAAGGGGCGCGTCAGTGATGAACTGGAATATCTCTCGGCCATCGAGGGGGATAAGTACATTATCGCCCAGGCCAACTCCAAGGTAGACGCCTCGGGTCGTCTCGTTTCGGAGACGGTGTCGGCGCGATCAGCTGGAGACTTCATTACGGCAACGCCGGACAAGATCGAGTATATGGACGTGTCCCCGAAACAAGTTGTCAGTGTGGCGACGGCCCTAGTGCCGTTCCTTGAGCACGATGACGCGAACCGTGCCTTGATGGGATCAAACATGCAGCGGCAAGCAGTGCCCTTGCTCAAGGCAGAGTCTCCCTTGGTCGGCACTGGCATGGAGGCCGTCGTGGCTCGCGATTCCGGGTACGTCGTGCAAGCCAAGCGCGAGGGCGTGGTGGAAAGCGTCGACGCTACTCGTATCGTAGTCCGGGCTGACGCGAAGGAGGGGCGTAAGCGTAACGATTCCGGTCTGGACGTCTATGAAATGATTAAGTTTCAACGTTCGAACCAGAACACCTGTATTACTCAGACTCCCGTGGTTCGAGTTGGCGAGCCGGTGAAGCGTGGACAGGTGTTGGCGGACGGCCCGGCCATCGACCATGGAGAGTTGGCTCTTGGGAAAAATGTGCTCGTGGCATTTATGCCGTGGGGTGGCTACAACTTCGAAGACGCGATCTTGTTGAGTGAGAAATTAGTGCGCGAAGACGCGTTTACCTCTATTCATATTGAAGAGTTTGAGGTAGAAGCTCGCGACACGAAGTTGGGCAAAGAAGACATTACGCGTGATATTCCGAACGTCGGAGAAGAGGCGCTTCGAGATTTGGATGAAAGTGGAATTATCCGGATCGGCGCCGAAGTCAAGCCCGGCGACATACTTGTGGGCAAGGTCACGCCTAAGGGTGAGACGCAGCTGACGCCTGAAGAGAAGTTGCTGCGGGCTATTTTCGGAGAAAAGGCTGGGGATGTGAAGGATACATCCCTCACGGTTCCGCCTGGTGTCGAAGGCATCGTGGTCGATGTGAAGATCTTTTCGAGGAAGGGGCTGGACAAGGACGAGCGCTCGAAGAGTATCGAAAGCGAAGATCACATGAAGTTGCAGCGCGACCACCAGGAGGAGTTGCGTATCATCGAGGACGAAAAAACCAAGAAGGTTCGAAAGCTCCTGCTTGGGAAGGTCGTCGGGCGTGATCTGATGGACCCGGAGACCGGGGATGTTATTCTGAAGAAAAAGGGCAAGCTCACGGCTGAAATCTTGAAGCGACTTCCGGACGACATGGTGCGCCATATTATTCTCAGTGATCCGGATGAGCAGAAGGAGCTGGAGGACGTCGAGCGACGCGCTAAGGAGCAGATCGAAATTCTGCAGACCTTGTACGATGAAAAGGTGGGCCGTCTAAGAAGGGGCGATGAGCTTCCGCCTGGCGTGATCAAGCTGGTCAAGGTCTATATCGCGATGAAGCGGAAGATTCAGGTTGGCGACAAGATGGCCGGACGTCACGGAAACAAAGGCGTCGTCTCGCGCGTGTTGCCGGAGGAAGATATGCCTTATCTGCCGGACGGTACGCCGGTGGAGATTGTGCTCAATCCCTTGGGTGTTCCGTCACGTATGAACGTCGGGCAGATTCTGGAGACTCACCTGGGGTGGGCGGCTCGTGCCCTGGGAATCAAGGTCGCGAGCCCGGTGTTTGATGGTGCGTCCGAGAAGGAGATCAAGGAGCTCCTCAAGAAGGGTAAATTGTCGCCCAGTGGGCAGACGGTGTTAATGGACGGGCGGACCGGCGAATCGTTTAGCAGCCCCGTCACGGTGGGGTATATGTATGTGTTGAAGTTGCACCACCTGGTGGATGATAAGATCCATGCCCGCTCAATCGGCCCTTATTCGTTGGTCACTCAACAGCCACTTGGAGGAAAGGCGCAGTTTGGTGGTCAGCGATTGGGAGAGATGGAAGTGTGGGCGCTTCAGGCCTATGGCGCTGCCTCCATTCTTCAAGAGTTCCTGACGGTCAAGTCGGATGATGTGCCCGGCCGATCGCGCATGTACGAAGCGGTCGTCAAGGGTGAGCCGTTCTTGGAACCTGGATTGCCGGAATCGTTCAATGTGTTGGTCAAAGAGCTGCAAAGTCTTGGGCTCGATGTAGAGCTGGTCAAATCGAAGGACTGA
- the rplL gene encoding 50S ribosomal protein L7/L12: MSAAGTKLSQDELIKAIEGMSVLELAELVKGLETRFGVTAAAPVAVAAVGGGAGAAAAPAEEKTSFDVILASAPADKKIQVIKVVRELTSLGLKEAKDLVEGAPKPIKTGATKEEADTMKKKLEESGAKVEVK; this comes from the coding sequence ATGTCAGCAGCAGGAACCAAATTGTCACAAGATGAATTGATCAAGGCGATCGAGGGCATGAGCGTGTTGGAGTTGGCGGAGTTGGTGAAGGGGTTGGAGACGCGCTTCGGCGTGACGGCGGCGGCGCCTGTGGCTGTTGCGGCGGTGGGCGGTGGTGCAGGTGCGGCGGCGGCTCCGGCTGAAGAGAAGACGTCCTTCGACGTGATTTTGGCCAGCGCGCCTGCGGACAAGAAGATCCAGGTTATCAAGGTGGTGCGTGAGCTCACCAGCCTCGGTCTCAAGGAGGCGAAGGACTTGGTTGAAGGTGCGCCGAAGCCCATCAAGACCGGCGCAACCAAGGAAGAGGCTGACACGATGAAGAAGAAGCTTGAGGAGAGCGGCGCCAAAGTCGAAGTCAAGTAA
- the rplA gene encoding 50S ribosomal protein L1: MGKKLTAAQEKIEPRFYELKEAVEAVKQASYAKYDESVDLAIRLGVDPKRSDQMVRGTTALPHGTGKQLRVLVFAKGEKEQEAKQAGADYVGADDLMEKIKGGWMEFDCAISTPDLMASVGKLGKVLGPRGLMPNPKTGTVTFEVGKAVNEIRKGRVEFKVEKAGIVQVPVGKVSFDVQKLCDNAQAVLESVVKAKPSSCKGRYLKSVTMSSTMGPGVKLDPVALSKLWG, from the coding sequence ATGGGAAAGAAACTGACCGCGGCTCAGGAGAAAATCGAGCCCAGGTTTTACGAATTGAAGGAAGCCGTCGAGGCTGTGAAGCAGGCCTCCTACGCAAAGTATGACGAATCCGTTGATTTGGCGATTCGACTTGGCGTTGATCCGAAGCGTTCGGATCAGATGGTGCGCGGGACGACCGCGCTCCCGCACGGTACCGGCAAGCAGCTCCGGGTGCTCGTGTTCGCTAAGGGCGAAAAGGAGCAGGAGGCCAAGCAGGCTGGGGCCGACTATGTGGGTGCCGATGATCTGATGGAGAAGATCAAGGGTGGGTGGATGGAGTTTGATTGTGCGATCTCCACTCCCGATCTGATGGCCTCGGTTGGTAAGCTCGGTAAAGTGCTCGGTCCGCGAGGCCTGATGCCAAACCCGAAGACAGGCACGGTGACGTTTGAGGTTGGAAAGGCCGTGAACGAAATTCGCAAGGGCCGCGTCGAATTTAAGGTGGAGAAAGCGGGAATCGTGCAGGTTCCGGTCGGCAAGGTGTCGTTTGATGTGCAGAAGCTGTGTGATAACGCCCAAGCGGTGTTGGAGTCGGTGGTCAAGGCGAAACCGTCGTCCTGCAAGGGACGTTATCTCAAGAGCGTGACGATGTCGAGCACTATGGGGCCCGGTGTGAAACTGGATCCTGTAGCGCTGTCGAAGTTGTGGGGGTGA
- the rplK gene encoding 50S ribosomal protein L11 translates to MAKEVSAQIKLQIPAGKANPAPPVGPSLGQHGVNIMEFCKQFNAKTQKDGDSIIPVIITVYKDRSFTFIMKTPPASDLLKKAAGVIKGSGIPHKDKVGKVTQAQVREIAQKKLSDLNASDLEGAIKIIQGTARSMGITVQ, encoded by the coding sequence ATGGCCAAGGAAGTATCAGCGCAGATTAAATTGCAGATTCCGGCCGGCAAGGCGAATCCGGCTCCGCCTGTCGGTCCGTCGTTGGGACAGCACGGCGTGAATATTATGGAGTTCTGCAAGCAGTTCAATGCAAAAACTCAAAAAGATGGGGATAGCATTATCCCGGTGATCATTACGGTCTATAAGGACCGGAGCTTCACCTTTATCATGAAGACGCCGCCGGCGTCGGATCTGCTTAAAAAGGCTGCTGGTGTCATCAAGGGTTCGGGCATCCCGCACAAAGATAAGGTTGGTAAGGTGACTCAGGCGCAGGTGCGAGAAATTGCGCAAAAGAAGTTGTCCGATCTGAACGCGTCTGACCTTGAAGGCGCTATTAAGATCATTCAGGGAACGGCGCGCAGTATGGGTATCACCGTCCAGTAA
- the nusG gene encoding transcription termination/antitermination protein NusG, with translation MSNKNWYVIHTYAGFEGRVKTSLLERANQMGLTDRLGQVLVPTEDVIEIKDGKRRTSRRKFFPGYVLVELESPLADETLQMIKETPKVTGFVGGGAQPTPLSTEEVDSLLKQVDAGAAGPREQVRFIKGDNVRIVDGPFLGFNGAVDDVDADHNRVKVFVSIFGRSTPVELGFLQVERI, from the coding sequence ATGAGCAATAAGAATTGGTACGTCATCCACACCTATGCGGGGTTTGAGGGGCGCGTAAAGACCAGCCTCCTTGAGCGCGCCAATCAAATGGGGCTTACTGACCGGCTGGGGCAAGTGTTGGTTCCCACGGAAGATGTCATCGAAATCAAGGATGGGAAGCGGCGGACCTCCCGGCGAAAATTTTTCCCCGGGTATGTCCTGGTTGAATTAGAGTCGCCCCTGGCCGACGAGACCTTGCAGATGATTAAGGAGACTCCGAAGGTGACGGGATTTGTCGGAGGTGGAGCTCAGCCGACGCCTCTTTCCACTGAAGAGGTGGATTCCTTGCTCAAGCAGGTGGATGCCGGTGCGGCCGGTCCGCGCGAGCAAGTCAGGTTCATTAAGGGTGACAATGTTCGCATTGTTGATGGGCCGTTTTTGGGCTTTAATGGTGCCGTCGACGATGTGGATGCCGACCACAATCGCGTAAAGGTGTTTGTTAGTATTTTTGGCCGGTCCACTCCGGTCGAGCTCGGTTTTTTGCAGGTCGAACGTATTTGA
- the secE gene encoding preprotein translocase subunit SecE gives MFQRLITSVREFIDGVRGELKKVSFPTRAETIGATTVVIVFCIFMSLYLSMMDSVLGWLMRKVI, from the coding sequence GTGTTTCAGCGATTGATCACCTCTGTTCGAGAATTCATCGATGGTGTGCGCGGTGAATTGAAAAAAGTCTCTTTCCCAACGAGGGCCGAAACGATCGGTGCCACGACGGTCGTGATTGTGTTCTGTATCTTCATGTCCCTGTACTTATCGATGATGGATTCCGTGCTGGGCTGGCTGATGCGCAAGGTCATTTAG